From Candidatus Eisenbacteria bacterium:
GGGCGGCAAGGTGCGCGTCCTGGACGAGGGCGCCCTGCGCTCCCGCGGCGCCGAGCTGCTGGCCCGCGCCGGCGCGCTGTCGGCCGACGAGGCCACCCGGGACCACGCGCGCGCCCTGGCCCGCAAGGCCGCGGCCGCGATCGGCGTCTACCCGGCCAGCATCCAGGACCTGTACGCGGCCCGCGGCAAGGGGGAGGTTCGCCCCTTCACCGCGCCGGCCATCAACGTGCGCACCCTCACCTTCGCCACCGCTTCGGCCACCTTTCGCGCGGCCCGCAAGCTCGACGCCGGCGCCTTCCTCTTCGAGATCGCCCGCTCCGAGATGGCCTACACGTTCCAGCGGCCCGCCGAGTACACCGCCAGCATCCTGTGCGCGGCCATGAAGGAGGGCTGGAAGGGCGCCGTGTTCATCCAGGGCGACCATTTCCAGGCCAACGCGAAGAAGTACGCCGCCAACCCGCAGGGCGAGATCGACGAGGTGAAGAAGCTGTGCGTCGAGGCCATCGCCGCCGGTTTCTACAACATCGACGTGGACACTTCCACCCTGGTGGACCTGGCTCTGCCCACGGTGCGCGACCAGCAGCGGGTGAACGGCGAGCGTTGCGCCGAGATCACCGCCCACATCCGTTCCCTGGAGCCCGAAGGCACCACCATCTCGGTGGGCGGGGAGATCGGCGAGGTGGGCTCCAAGAACAGCGACGAGCACGAGCTGCGGGCGTTCATGGACGAGTACCTGGCCGCGCTGGGCAGGCGCGGCGTGAAGCGTGGCATCAGCAAGATCTCGATCCAGACCGGCACTTCGCACGGTGGCGTGCCGCTGCCGGACGGCTCGGTGGCCGACGTGAAGCTGGACTTCGACACCCTGGGCAAGCTCTCGAGACTGGCCCGCGAGGAGTACGGGCTGGGCGGTGCGGTGCAGCATGGCGCCAGCACGCTGCCCTCCGAGGTGTTCAACCGCTTCCCGGAACTGGAGACGGTGGAGATCCACCTGGCCACCGAGTTCCAGAACATGGTCTACGACAACCCGGCCTTCCCGAAGGCGCTCAAGGCGGAGATGTACGAGTGGCTGCGCGCCAACGCCGCCGACGAGCGCAAGCCCGCGGACACCGACGAGCAGTTCTTCTACAAGACGCGCAAGAAAGCTCTCGGACCGTTCAAGGCGAAGCTGTGGGACCTCCCCGCCGGCTCGCTGGGCCCCATCGCCGACGCGCTGCAGCAGAAGTTCGAGTACCTGTTCGGCAAGCTGGCGCTGAATGGGACCGCCCCCATGGTGGCGAAGCACGTGAAACCCCCGAAGGCGGAGTCGAAGGCGGCGGCCCTGGCCGGCAAGGCCGGGCGCGCGGAGGACGACCTGGAGGGTGAATGAGCCATACGGGCGGTGACGCGCCTCCTCCCCACAGCTTTACGCTGGGGCGATTCATCATGGAGCAGGAGCGCCGGCACCCCGGCGCCACGGGCGAGTTCTCGTCCCTGCTGCTGGACTTCACGCTGGCGGCCAAGATCATCACCCGCGAGGTGACCAAGGCCGGGCTGGTGAATATCCTCGGCTTCACCGGCAGCGAAAACGTGCACGGCGAGCAGGTCCGCAAGCTGGACGTGTTCGCGCACGACACCATCTACAGGACGCTGGACCACACGGGCCAGCTGTGCGCCATGACCAGCGAGGAGGAGGAGGGGATCCTCCAGATCCCCTCCAAGTACCCGCGCGGGAAGTACGTGCTGAACTACGACCCGCTGGATGGCTCCTCGAACATCGACGCCAACGGGGCGATCGGGTCGATATTCTCCGTCCACCGGCGCGTCACCCGCCGCGGGCACGGCACCCTGGAAGACGTCCTTCAGCCCGGCTCGCGCCAGGTGGCCGCGGGCTACGTGCTGTGGGGCGCCAGCGTGATGCTGGTGTACACCGACGGCCACGGCGTCCACGGCTTCACCTATGACCCCAGCGTGGGGGAGTTCCTGCTCTCGCACGAGAACATCCGGATTCCCGAGCGCGGCGCCATCTACAGCTGCAATGAAGGCAACTACAACCGCTGGGACGACAACCTGCGGCGCTACGTGGACCACGTGAAGTGCGAGGACGCCGCCACCGGCCGGCCCTACAGCGCGCGTTACGTGGGCTCCCTGGTGGCCGACTTTCACCGCAACCTTCTGTATGGCGGGATCTACCTGTACCCGGGCGACCGGAAGAATCCCGAGGGCAAGCTGCGGCTGCTCTACGAGGCGAGCCCGCTGGCGTGGGTGGTGGAGGAGGCCGGCGGCGCCGCCACCGACGGGAGGATCCGCATCCTCGACATTCAGCCCACCCAGCTGCACCAGCGCACCCCGCTGATCCTGGGCAGCCGGCTGGACGTGGAGGAAGTGATGGCGTTCCTGGAGGGACGGCGGTAAAGCCGGGGGTGGGGCGGCCGCGGGGCGGAGTCGCGGCCGGCAGCCCCGGGCAGCACCGGCTCCGAGGCCGGGCTGCGGCGGCACCCCCGGGGCAGCGGCCGCATGGCGGCACATGACAGAAGGGGCGGCACCTCGCGGTGTCGCCCCTTCGCGCTTCGGATCGTGAGCGGTTGCCAGCGGCGGGTGCTGCTGGCCGCCGGCGCGCGGCCTACTTGCCGGCGCCGACCGCCTCCGGCGTGCCGTCGTTCACGCCCTTCTGAGTTTCCTTGGGCAGCATCTTCAGCAGGTGCCTGAGCTGGTTCACCTCGCGCGTGAGCGCGCGGGCGATGA
This genomic window contains:
- a CDS encoding class II fructose-bisphosphate aldolase → MEAKSIQELESQLQGILEVQGGKVRVLDEGALRSRGAELLARAGALSADEATRDHARALARKAAAAIGVYPASIQDLYAARGKGEVRPFTAPAINVRTLTFATASATFRAARKLDAGAFLFEIARSEMAYTFQRPAEYTASILCAAMKEGWKGAVFIQGDHFQANAKKYAANPQGEIDEVKKLCVEAIAAGFYNIDVDTSTLVDLALPTVRDQQRVNGERCAEITAHIRSLEPEGTTISVGGEIGEVGSKNSDEHELRAFMDEYLAALGRRGVKRGISKISIQTGTSHGGVPLPDGSVADVKLDFDTLGKLSRLAREEYGLGGAVQHGASTLPSEVFNRFPELETVEIHLATEFQNMVYDNPAFPKALKAEMYEWLRANAADERKPADTDEQFFYKTRKKALGPFKAKLWDLPAGSLGPIADALQQKFEYLFGKLALNGTAPMVAKHVKPPKAESKAAALAGKAGRAEDDLEGE
- the fbp gene encoding class 1 fructose-bisphosphatase; protein product: MSHTGGDAPPPHSFTLGRFIMEQERRHPGATGEFSSLLLDFTLAAKIITREVTKAGLVNILGFTGSENVHGEQVRKLDVFAHDTIYRTLDHTGQLCAMTSEEEEGILQIPSKYPRGKYVLNYDPLDGSSNIDANGAIGSIFSVHRRVTRRGHGTLEDVLQPGSRQVAAGYVLWGASVMLVYTDGHGVHGFTYDPSVGEFLLSHENIRIPERGAIYSCNEGNYNRWDDNLRRYVDHVKCEDAATGRPYSARYVGSLVADFHRNLLYGGIYLYPGDRKNPEGKLRLLYEASPLAWVVEEAGGAATDGRIRILDIQPTQLHQRTPLILGSRLDVEEVMAFLEGRR